One genomic region from Cucumis melo cultivar AY chromosome 9, USDA_Cmelo_AY_1.0, whole genome shotgun sequence encodes:
- the LOC103498562 gene encoding 6-phosphogluconate dehydrogenase, decarboxylating 2, with protein MAAPGKLTRIGLAGLAVMGQNLALNIAEKGFPISVYNRTTSKVDETVERAKAEGNLPLYGFHDPESFVQSIQKPRVIIMLVKAGAPVDQTIKTLSAYLEKGDCIIDGGNEWYENTERREKAMAELGLLYLGMGVSGGEEGARNGPSLMPGGSYEAFKNIEDILVKVAAQVPDSGPCVTYIGKGGSGNFVKMIHNGIEYGDMQLIAEAYDVLKSVGKLSNEELHQVFSEWNKGELLSFLIEITADIFSIKDDKADGYLVDKVLDKTGMKGTGKWTVQQAADLSVAVPTIASSLDARFLSGLKEERVEAAKVFGSGLNDVLAPQEVDKAKLIDDVRQALYASKICSYAQGMNLIRAKSIEKGWDLKLGELARIWKGGCIIRAIFLDRIKRAYDRKPDLANLLVDTEFAKEIMERQSAWRRVVCLAINSGISTPGMSSSLAYFDSYRRERLPANLVQAQRDYFGAHTYERTDVEGSFHTEWFKIAKQLKN; from the coding sequence ATGGCTGCTCCAGGAAAGCTTACAAGGATTGGTCTTGCTGGTTTGGCTGTAATGGGTCAAAACTTAGCTCTCAACATTGCAGAAAAAGGCTTCCCTATTTCTGTATATAACCGAACAACCTCCAAAGTAGATGAAACGGTTGAACGAGCAAAAGCTGAAGGAAACCTTCCTCTCTATGGCTTCCATGATCCTGAATCTTTTGTTCAATCAATTCAGAAACCTCGTGTCATAATCATGCTTGTTAAAGCCGGGGCTCCAGTTGACCAAACCATTAAAACCCTCTCTGCTTACTTGGAGAAAGGTGATTGTATTATTGATGGTGGTAATGAATGGTATGAGAACactgaaaggagagagaaagCCATGGCTGAATTAGGTCTGCTCTACCTTGGAATGGGAGTTTCAGGGGGTGAAGAAGGTGCTAGGAATGGTCCTTCTTTGATGCCTGGAGGATCTTATGAGGCCTTTAAGAACATTGAGGACATTCTTGTTAAGGTTGCAGCCCAAGTTCCCGATAGCGGTCCCTGTGTGACTTACATTGGCAAAGGTGGATCAGGTAATTTTGTGAAGATGATCCACAATGGAATAGAATATGGTGATATGCAGCTGATTGCAGAAGCTTATGATGTTTTGAAATCTGTGGGGAAGCTATCAAATGAGGAACTTCACCAAGTTTTCTCAGAATGGAACAAAGGCGAGCTTCTAAGTTTCTTGATTGAAATCACTGCAGATATCTTCAGCATCAAGGACGACAAAGCCGATGGCTATTTAGTTGACAAAGTTTTGGACAAGACCGGTATGAAGGGTACCGGTAAATGGACTGTTCAGCAAGCTGCTGACCTCTCAGTTGCTGTCCCTACCATTGCTTCTTCTCTTGATGCAAGGTTCCTTAGTGGTTTGAAAGAAGAGCGGGTCGAAGCAGCAAAAGTCTTTGGATCAGGTCTTAATGATGTCTTGGCTCCTCAAGAAGTCGATAAAGCAAAGTTGATCGATGACGTGAGACAAGCTCTTTATGCATCCAAAATATGCAGCTATGCTCAAGGCATGAATTTGATCCGTGCCAAGAGTATTGAGAAGGGATGGGATTTGAAGTTGGGTGAACTTGCCCGGATTTGGAAGGGAGGTTGTATCATCCGAGCCATATTTCTCGATAGAATCAAGAGGGCCTATGATCGTAAACCCGATCTAGCCAATCTTCTTGTGGATACAGAATTTGCTAAGGAAATAATGGAACGACAGTCAGCTTGGCGAAGAGTTGTATGTTTGGCCATCAACTCAGGCATCAGCACCCCAGGAATGTCCTCCAGTCTCGCTTACTTCGACAGCTACCGGAGGGAGAGATTGCCCGCTAACTTGGTCCAAGCTCAAAGAGACTATTTTGGTgcccatacatatgaaagaacTGATGTTGAAGGATCTTTCCATACCGAATGGTTCAAGATCGCCAAACAGCTTAAGAACTGA